A region of Malaciobacter marinus DNA encodes the following proteins:
- a CDS encoding aromatic amino acid transport family protein yields MNKNKLFGSMLIIAGTTIGAGMLALPIASAGLGFMVSTAVMVVIWAFMAYTALLMIEVHQFASKDATLHTLAYKLLGRKGQAVASFSMMFLFYALCAAYIAGGGEQVYEKLKMISDDFPIQSGAIIFTLIIASVVTISTRSVDLLNRFFFIIKFVVLAFMLAFLFPFTSVEKLVHMPTSNALIFASLPVVFTSFGFHGSIPSIVKYIGKDIKALRFIMITGSALPLVVYILWQLVSHGTVSSSVLLENDSLSAFIKALSLVVNNSSISALVSAFANLALATSFLGVSLGLFDFIQDVLSSKEKRASRVFASIVTFLPPLGFALFYPQGFIKALGFAAFALVILALFLPAAMVYKQRQSTNEGYQVAGGNLGLVLVFLFGISIICVQILQIFKLL; encoded by the coding sequence TTGAATAAAAATAAGTTATTTGGTAGTATGCTAATTATAGCTGGTACTACTATTGGTGCTGGGATGTTGGCTTTGCCTATTGCTAGTGCTGGTTTAGGTTTTATGGTTTCAACTGCTGTTATGGTAGTCATTTGGGCTTTTATGGCTTATACTGCTCTTTTGATGATTGAGGTTCATCAGTTTGCTTCAAAAGATGCTACTTTACATACTTTAGCCTATAAGCTTTTAGGTAGAAAAGGTCAAGCTGTTGCAAGTTTTTCTATGATGTTTTTATTTTATGCTTTATGTGCTGCTTATATTGCTGGTGGTGGAGAGCAAGTTTATGAGAAACTAAAAATGATTTCAGATGATTTTCCAATTCAAAGTGGAGCTATAATATTTACATTGATTATTGCTAGTGTTGTTACTATTAGTACTAGAAGTGTAGATTTATTAAATAGATTCTTCTTTATCATAAAGTTTGTGGTTTTAGCTTTTATGTTGGCTTTTTTATTCCCTTTTACTTCTGTTGAAAAGCTAGTACATATGCCAACAAGCAATGCTTTGATTTTTGCTAGTTTACCTGTGGTATTTACTTCTTTTGGTTTTCATGGTTCAATTCCATCAATTGTAAAGTATATTGGAAAAGATATAAAAGCTTTAAGATTTATTATGATTACAGGTTCTGCTTTACCTTTAGTTGTATATATTTTATGGCAATTAGTTTCTCATGGGACTGTTTCTTCATCTGTATTACTTGAAAATGACTCTTTAAGTGCTTTTATAAAAGCTCTTAGTTTAGTTGTAAATAACTCAAGTATATCTGCACTTGTTTCTGCTTTTGCAAACTTAGCTTTAGCTACTTCATTTTTAGGAGTTAGTTTAGGGCTTTTTGATTTTATTCAAGATGTATTATCAAGCAAAGAAAAAAGAGCTTCAAGAGTTTTTGCTTCAATTGTGACATTTCTTCCACCACTAGGCTTTGCACTATTTTATCCACAAGGGTTTATAAAAGCTTTAGGTTTTGCTGCTTTTGCATTGGTTATTTTAGCACTATTTTTACCAGCTGCCATGGTATATAAACAAAGACAATCTACAAATGAGGGTTATCAAGTAGCTGGAGGAAACCTTGGTTTAGTTTTGGTTTTTCTTTTTGGTATATCAATTATTTGTGTTCAAATCTTACAAATATTTAAACTATTATAA
- the ccoO gene encoding cytochrome-c oxidase, cbb3-type subunit II codes for MFHWLEQRPFFFAVFVFIFVAFAGIIEAIPDFAKQSRPTVGTKPYTVLELAGRHVYIKDSCNACHSQLIRPFKSETDRYGMYSLSGEYAYDRPFLWGSKRTGPDLMRVGNYRTTDWHENHMLDPKSVVPGSIMPAYTHHFENIADLDTAYAEALTVKNVFNTPYDQDLDGDGKIDVKLGDYESAIATAKKQAEEIAADMKNQKVKDAVANGQVPEIVALIAYLNSLK; via the coding sequence ATGTTTCATTGGTTAGAACAAAGACCGTTTTTCTTTGCGGTATTCGTATTTATTTTTGTTGCATTTGCAGGTATTATTGAAGCAATTCCTGATTTTGCAAAACAAAGTAGACCTACAGTTGGTACAAAGCCATATACAGTATTGGAGTTAGCAGGAAGACATGTATATATTAAAGATTCATGTAATGCTTGCCACTCACAATTAATTAGACCATTTAAATCTGAAACTGATAGATATGGTATGTACTCTTTATCTGGAGAATATGCTTATGATAGACCATTTTTATGGGGATCAAAAAGAACAGGTCCAGATTTAATGAGAGTTGGAAACTATAGAACAACAGACTGGCATGAAAACCATATGTTAGATCCAAAATCAGTAGTTCCAGGTTCAATTATGCCAGCATATACTCATCACTTTGAGAATATAGCTGATTTAGATACAGCTTATGCAGAAGCATTAACTGTTAAAAATGTATTCAATACTCCATATGACCAAGATTTAGATGGTGATGGAAAAATTGATGTTAAACTTGGTGATTATGAAAGTGCAATTGCTACTGCTAAAAAACAAGCAGAAGAGATTGCAGCTGATATGAAAAACCAAAAAGTAAAAGATGCCGTAGCAAACGGTCAAGTTCCTGAGATTGTTGCATTAATTGCATATTTAAATTCTTTAAAATAA
- a CDS encoding c-type cytochrome — MKFLPSIALASILTATIATAQTTMCFKENHKDMTTIEKVSLNGGECKGIKSAQDMKNEGWNTDDIKITSSKDGNNYIYIFKKEAKGLSSVDQAALETKILQRLEQRKKEEIALKKEQIYVRKSKSGEALYKNKCVSCHGEKGELKARNVSRPIKDLNLQDFSISIRDYNLGTYDRGMAFVMKPYALLMNDKDIKNVYIYLKSINQEKEEEKAK, encoded by the coding sequence ATGAAATTTCTACCAAGCATAGCACTTGCTTCTATATTAACTGCTACAATTGCAACAGCTCAAACAACTATGTGTTTTAAAGAAAACCATAAAGATATGACTACTATTGAAAAAGTTAGTTTAAATGGAGGAGAATGCAAGGGTATCAAATCTGCACAAGATATGAAAAATGAAGGTTGGAATACAGATGATATAAAAATTACTTCATCAAAAGATGGAAACAACTACATATATATCTTCAAAAAAGAAGCAAAAGGTTTAAGCAGTGTTGATCAAGCAGCACTTGAAACAAAAATACTTCAAAGACTAGAGCAAAGAAAAAAAGAAGAGATTGCACTTAAAAAAGAGCAAATTTATGTAAGAAAAAGTAAATCAGGTGAAGCTTTATATAAAAATAAATGTGTTTCATGTCATGGAGAAAAAGGTGAACTAAAAGCTAGAAATGTTTCAAGACCTATTAAAGATTTGAATTTACAAGATTTTAGTATATCAATAAGAGATTATAATTTAGGTACATATGATAGAGGAATGGCTTTTGTTATGAAACCATATGCATTGTTGATGAATGACAAAGATATAAAAAATGTATATATTTACTTAAAAAGTATAAATCAAGAAAAAGAAGAAGAAAAAGCTAAGTAA
- a CDS encoding CcoQ/FixQ family Cbb3-type cytochrome c oxidase assembly chaperone, producing the protein MDYETLLNLQGYLKFFLVLIVFIIFYSYAFSIYKREKKGEKNFEKYSNLVHDDSIKSDPLEQREKEKEINEKESIK; encoded by the coding sequence ATGGATTATGAGACTTTACTGAATCTTCAAGGTTATTTGAAGTTTTTTTTAGTACTTATTGTGTTTATTATTTTTTACTCATATGCTTTTTCTATTTATAAAAGAGAAAAAAAGGGTGAGAAAAATTTTGAAAAATACTCAAATCTTGTTCACGATGATTCTATAAAGTCTGACCCTCTTGAGCAAAGAGAAAAAGAAAAAGAGATAAACGAGAAGGAGAGTATCAAATGA
- the prfB gene encoding peptide chain release factor 2, whose protein sequence is MDAYEYSELLKLLNKKIENISSILNPDELKQRLEQIQKQEENPEFWNDVKLATKVGIEKNRILGKLSKFDKANNALEDTNDIYTLALEDKDEETLNMLYEEASEIEQIVRKTEIEVMLSDENDSLNAIISIHPGAGGTESQDWASMLYRMYLRWAERYDYKVEVLDYQDGEEAGLKDVSFIIRGINAYGYLKTENGIHRLVRISPFDSNAKRHTSFASVMVSPEIDDDIDIEIEDKDIRIDTYRASGAGGQHVNKTESAIRITHIPTNIVVQCQNDRSQHKNKASAMKMLKSRLYEFELEHQKAQANEGEKSEIGWGHQIRSYVLQPYQQVKDTRSNIGYSNVSAILDGDITKIIEDVLIATSTNNSK, encoded by the coding sequence ATGGATGCTTATGAATATAGCGAGCTTTTAAAGCTTCTAAATAAAAAAATAGAAAATATTTCAAGTATCTTAAATCCAGATGAATTAAAGCAAAGATTAGAGCAAATACAAAAGCAAGAAGAGAATCCAGAGTTTTGGAATGATGTAAAACTTGCTACAAAAGTAGGTATAGAAAAAAATAGAATTTTAGGAAAACTATCAAAGTTTGATAAAGCAAACAACGCACTTGAAGATACAAATGATATTTATACTTTAGCTTTAGAAGATAAAGATGAAGAGACTTTAAATATGCTTTATGAAGAAGCAAGTGAGATTGAGCAAATAGTAAGAAAAACCGAAATAGAAGTTATGTTAAGTGATGAAAATGACTCTTTAAATGCTATTATTTCAATACACCCAGGAGCTGGTGGAACAGAATCACAAGATTGGGCAAGTATGCTTTATAGGATGTATCTAAGATGGGCTGAAAGATATGATTATAAAGTTGAAGTTTTAGATTATCAAGATGGTGAAGAGGCTGGATTAAAAGATGTATCTTTTATCATAAGAGGTATAAATGCCTATGGATATTTAAAAACAGAAAATGGAATTCATAGACTTGTAAGAATTTCACCTTTTGATTCAAATGCAAAAAGACACACTTCTTTCGCATCTGTTATGGTAAGTCCAGAGATTGATGATGATATTGATATTGAAATAGAAGATAAAGATATTAGAATTGATACATACAGAGCAAGTGGAGCTGGTGGACAGCATGTAAATAAAACAGAAAGTGCCATAAGAATTACACATATTCCTACAAATATTGTAGTTCAATGCCAAAATGATAGAAGCCAACACAAAAACAAAGCAAGTGCTATGAAGATGCTAAAATCTAGACTTTATGAATTTGAACTTGAACATCAAAAAGCCCAAGCAAATGAGGGTGAAAAAAGTGAGATTGGTTGGGGACATCAAATACGTTCATATGTACTACAACCATACCAACAAGTAAAAGACACAAGAAGTAACATAGGTTACTCAAATGTATCTGCCATCTTAGATGGAGATATCACTAAAATAATAGAAGATGTGCTAATAGCAACTTCAACAAATAACTCTAAATAG
- a CDS encoding c-type cytochrome, which translates to MKSMVIGGIILIIALMAGTYFIAGDAFNSDDYINSLTMLGAVAIISITVFVALKYINQIKNDTASGELAEEKWDGIGEYKNPIPTGWGLAFIGTLVWLFWYWSIGYPTNGFSQIGQWNEETIEYNKKFASKWENPSEETLTAMGESIYLVQCAPCHGIDAEGIEGKAQNLTHRMSKESIEYVIRNGANNLKSSYPGGMPPMMLSEEADIQAVSSYVAGGFKGEQPAAYGVCAGCHGADGKGIAYVGPNIVDYTDALVTSVLNNGKKGAIGMMPSFKGRLNPTQEKALATYIRSLGE; encoded by the coding sequence ATGAAATCTATGGTAATAGGTGGAATTATTCTTATCATCGCTCTAATGGCAGGAACTTACTTTATTGCAGGTGATGCTTTTAATAGTGATGATTATATTAATAGTTTAACTATGCTTGGTGCAGTAGCAATTATTTCAATTACAGTATTTGTAGCACTTAAGTATATTAATCAAATTAAAAATGATACTGCTAGTGGTGAATTAGCAGAAGAGAAGTGGGACGGTATTGGTGAATATAAAAATCCTATTCCAACTGGATGGGGACTTGCATTTATTGGTACATTAGTTTGGCTATTTTGGTATTGGTCAATTGGTTATCCAACAAATGGATTCTCTCAAATTGGTCAATGGAATGAAGAGACAATTGAGTATAATAAAAAGTTTGCTTCAAAATGGGAAAATCCAAGTGAAGAGACTTTAACAGCAATGGGTGAATCAATTTATTTAGTTCAATGTGCACCTTGTCATGGTATTGATGCTGAAGGAATTGAAGGAAAAGCTCAAAACTTAACTCATAGAATGTCAAAAGAGTCTATTGAGTACGTAATTAGAAATGGTGCAAATAACCTTAAATCTAGTTATCCAGGTGGAATGCCTCCTATGATGTTATCTGAAGAAGCTGATATACAAGCAGTATCTTCTTATGTTGCAGGTGGATTTAAAGGTGAACAACCAGCGGCTTATGGAGTTTGTGCTGGATGTCATGGAGCTGATGGAAAAGGTATAGCCTACGTTGGTCCAAATATTGTTGATTATACAGATGCTTTAGTAACATCAGTACTTAACAACGGTAAAAAAGGTGCTATTGGTATGATGCCAAGCTTTAAAGGTAGACTAAACCCTACTCAAGAAAAAGCATTAGCAACTTATATTAGAAGTTTAGGAGAGTAG
- a CDS encoding DUF4006 family protein, whose product MAGNTQMNENERGLFSLLHGITGMLIATVLLLTILGVLTYGAIKVQQNEATNFYKINQDLNALKANSKDNHEQYELVGK is encoded by the coding sequence ATGGCTGGAAATACTCAGATGAATGAAAATGAAAGAGGACTTTTTTCTCTTCTTCATGGAATTACAGGTATGTTAATTGCAACTGTGTTATTACTTACTATATTAGGTGTATTAACATATGGTGCAATTAAAGTACAACAAAACGAAGCAACTAACTTCTATAAGATTAATCAAGATCTAAATGCGCTTAAAGCAAATAGTAAAGATAATCACGAACAGTATGAATTAGTTGGAAAATAA
- a CDS encoding porin gives MKRLVKLSLATSVALASFSCANAQDLEQAIKNVDVSGTVAYRYNDYEEITGGQSDSSTSNNYKIAVNVKSQVNDDVTANTRFIIGEAGNKPYSLSTHTEGDKQMDVTLSEVNFTYTGLANTSITLGKQGLATPYTVHRDSMDNEQTGTGILAVTNVGPVTLAGAYFNQTNLQDSNEAKDNKGNDLIINGDKNIVFIGAMANFAGVNVDASYVDLQDTFDAYTIGLTANYNVGDVKLAPYARYSSLDLDDSSEDNKLWKLGMRANMGIFGAHLGYGETDEEGGTVGLDVSSATGYDEHWNIALSGIADASIVFASVDAQVMPKLNVALKYTNLDTDSKSAAQDQEEIYTQVTYNMSKNLSTYVRFGQYEADKEDANDKDIDSTRGRLQVQYSF, from the coding sequence ATGAAAAGATTAGTAAAATTAAGTCTAGCAACATCAGTTGCACTAGCTTCTTTTTCATGTGCAAATGCACAAGATTTAGAGCAAGCAATTAAGAATGTAGATGTATCAGGTACAGTTGCATACAGATACAATGATTATGAAGAAATTACTGGTGGACAAAGTGATAGCTCAACATCTAATAACTATAAAATTGCTGTAAATGTAAAATCACAAGTAAATGATGATGTTACTGCAAATACTAGATTTATTATAGGAGAAGCTGGTAACAAACCTTATTCATTATCTACTCATACTGAGGGTGACAAACAAATGGATGTTACTTTATCAGAAGTAAACTTCACTTACACTGGACTTGCAAATACTTCAATCACACTTGGTAAACAAGGTTTAGCAACTCCATATACTGTTCATAGAGACTCAATGGATAATGAGCAAACAGGTACTGGTATCTTAGCAGTTACAAATGTAGGTCCTGTTACTTTAGCAGGTGCATACTTCAACCAAACTAACCTTCAAGATAGTAATGAAGCAAAAGATAATAAAGGCAATGATTTAATTATAAATGGAGACAAAAATATAGTATTTATTGGAGCAATGGCTAATTTTGCTGGTGTAAATGTTGATGCTTCATATGTTGATTTACAAGACACTTTTGATGCATATACTATTGGTTTAACTGCTAATTATAATGTAGGTGATGTAAAATTAGCTCCATATGCTAGATACTCTTCACTTGATTTAGATGATTCTTCAGAAGATAACAAACTATGGAAACTTGGTATGAGAGCAAACATGGGAATCTTTGGAGCTCACTTAGGATATGGTGAAACTGATGAAGAGGGTGGTACTGTTGGATTAGATGTAAGTTCTGCAACTGGTTATGATGAACACTGGAATATTGCATTATCAGGAATTGCTGATGCTTCAATCGTATTTGCATCAGTTGATGCACAAGTTATGCCAAAACTAAATGTAGCTTTAAAATATACTAACTTAGATACAGATTCTAAATCTGCTGCACAAGATCAAGAAGAGATTTATACTCAAGTTACATATAATATGAGTAAAAACTTATCAACTTATGTAAGATTTGGTCAATATGAAGCAGATAAAGAAGATGCAAATGATAAAGATATTGATTCTACAAGAGGAAGATTACAAGTACAATACTCTTTCTAA
- the smpB gene encoding SsrA-binding protein SmpB, giving the protein MAKEKSKNLEFKNKKAFHDYFILDKYEAGVVLEGSEVKALREGRANLKDSFVRIIKGEVFILNMHISHLSTTHSTYRPDERRSRKLLLNKKEIEKMFTKVTKDGVTLVPLKMYFNSKNVVKILIATAQGKKLHDKREDLKRKTMQRETQQALKNFK; this is encoded by the coding sequence ATGGCAAAAGAAAAAAGTAAAAATTTAGAATTTAAAAATAAAAAAGCATTTCATGATTATTTTATCTTAGATAAGTATGAAGCAGGAGTTGTACTTGAGGGAAGTGAAGTAAAAGCCTTACGTGAGGGAAGAGCAAACTTAAAAGATAGCTTTGTACGAATTATAAAAGGCGAAGTTTTTATTTTAAATATGCATATTTCGCACTTAAGTACAACTCATAGTACATATAGACCCGATGAAAGAAGAAGTAGAAAACTTTTGTTAAATAAAAAAGAGATTGAAAAAATGTTTACTAAAGTAACTAAAGATGGAGTGACACTAGTGCCACTTAAAATGTACTTTAATTCAAAGAATGTAGTGAAAATTTTAATTGCCACAGCACAGGGGAAAAAGCTACATGATAAAAGAGAAGATTTAAAAAGAAAAACAATGCAAAGAGAAACACAACAAGCATTGAAAAACTTTAAATAG
- a CDS encoding PD-(D/E)XK nuclease family protein, with the protein MQTKQQLIVFPTSRAIREFILNNKQDNSLLPFFLTADEFFKKSFYFNNRKLIDEEQKFLFLKESIKFDEFKKLGISSNFTQFLKQSDYIFRFFTEITSEKVSIEDIKDVDTYEFYKEHLQILEKVKENYEKILDDNGFIDRVNEHKYSQINLEFLNKFSSIEFNFEGYFTKLEFDKILDISKNKDLIINLYTNEYNQKSYEIFKTINLDLKQDFFYKLDITNKKILQESKLETKLDSFKIKGFASRVSQIAFIKTAIVEAINKGIDSSNIALILPDENFANKLRLFDEEKYFNYAMGLDVKNSITYKYLYSLNSYLIEKDMKNLNSLEFFNINKELIEFLNSNYNNKISKEGFEYLCNFLISNEINKELKEKLNELFYKLNNLFFTYKSEILYKELLRILLQKVNSISLDDVNSGKITVMGLLESRTVCFDTVIICDFNEQFIPKASLKDKFLSTKVKEFAKLPTLKDRESLQKYYYKRVIQNCKNLYVSYVSNDTSTISRFASELFDLKKEQALEDNSYKHILYNKNSLKHFDKKIILDIDLSKLSWSATSLKTFLQCKRKFYLQYILKLKEHELSLKPKGFELGDIVHKILYEYYEEGFDSLERLQALFTKYANKNPFLSLELEVYKKKIENFYEYEKNRINKVQVLQKEMPFNLIYQDIKIKGVIDRVDKEDEDYLVIDYKTSSSLKVDTIKNYEKSCDFQLEFYYLALQNIYKTTNIQSFYYDLNNAKLLKEVALNEKLDLLREIFQTLKTTSVDFEKCEDKSVCNFCIYKTICNR; encoded by the coding sequence ATGCAAACTAAACAACAACTAATTGTATTTCCAACTTCAAGGGCAATAAGAGAGTTTATTTTAAATAATAAACAAGATAACTCATTATTGCCTTTTTTTCTAACAGCTGATGAATTTTTTAAAAAATCATTTTACTTTAATAATCGAAAATTAATAGATGAAGAACAGAAATTTCTATTTTTAAAAGAATCAATAAAATTTGATGAATTTAAAAAGCTTGGAATATCATCTAATTTTACTCAGTTTTTAAAGCAAAGTGATTATATATTTAGATTTTTTACAGAAATAACAAGTGAAAAAGTAAGTATTGAAGATATAAAAGATGTAGATACTTATGAGTTTTATAAAGAGCATTTACAAATCTTGGAAAAAGTTAAAGAAAACTACGAAAAAATCTTAGATGACAATGGCTTTATTGATAGGGTAAATGAACATAAATATAGTCAAATAAATTTAGAATTTTTAAATAAATTCTCTTCTATTGAGTTTAATTTTGAGGGGTATTTTACAAAATTAGAGTTTGATAAGATATTGGACATTTCAAAAAATAAAGACTTGATAATAAATCTATATACAAATGAGTATAATCAAAAATCCTATGAAATTTTCAAAACAATAAATTTAGATTTAAAACAAGACTTTTTTTATAAACTTGATATTACAAACAAAAAGATTTTACAAGAATCAAAACTAGAGACAAAACTTGATAGTTTTAAAATTAAAGGTTTTGCTTCAAGGGTTTCACAAATTGCATTTATAAAAACAGCAATTGTTGAAGCTATAAATAAAGGTATTGATTCTTCAAATATTGCTTTAATACTTCCAGATGAAAATTTTGCAAATAAATTAAGACTTTTTGATGAAGAAAAGTATTTTAACTATGCAATGGGACTTGATGTAAAAAATAGCATAACTTATAAATATCTTTACTCTTTAAATAGTTATTTGATAGAAAAAGATATGAAAAATTTAAATTCATTAGAGTTTTTTAATATAAATAAAGAGTTGATTGAGTTTTTAAATAGTAACTACAACAATAAAATATCAAAAGAGGGATTTGAATATCTTTGTAATTTTTTGATTTCTAATGAAATAAATAAAGAACTAAAAGAGAAATTAAATGAACTTTTCTATAAACTAAACAATCTGTTTTTTACATATAAAAGTGAGATTTTGTATAAAGAGTTGTTAAGAATACTTTTGCAAAAAGTAAACTCTATTAGTTTGGATGATGTAAACTCTGGAAAAATCACAGTTATGGGACTTCTTGAAAGTAGAACTGTATGTTTTGATACAGTAATAATATGTGATTTTAATGAGCAGTTTATTCCAAAGGCTTCTTTAAAAGATAAATTCTTATCTACAAAAGTAAAAGAGTTTGCAAAATTGCCAACATTAAAAGATAGAGAAAGTTTGCAAAAGTATTATTATAAAAGAGTTATTCAAAACTGTAAAAACTTATATGTTAGTTATGTATCAAATGATACTTCAACAATAAGTAGGTTTGCTAGTGAATTGTTTGATTTAAAAAAAGAACAAGCTTTAGAAGACAATTCATATAAACATATTTTATATAATAAAAATAGTCTAAAGCATTTTGATAAAAAGATTATTTTAGATATAGATTTATCAAAACTTTCTTGGTCTGCAACTTCATTGAAGACATTTTTGCAGTGTAAAAGAAAGTTTTATTTGCAGTATATTTTAAAACTTAAAGAACATGAACTAAGTTTGAAACCAAAAGGCTTTGAACTAGGTGATATAGTGCATAAAATACTTTATGAGTACTATGAAGAGGGTTTTGATAGTTTAGAGCGTTTACAAGCTTTATTTACAAAGTATGCAAATAAAAATCCTTTTTTATCACTTGAACTTGAAGTTTATAAAAAGAAAATAGAAAATTTTTATGAATATGAGAAAAACAGAATAAATAAAGTACAAGTTTTACAAAAAGAGATGCCTTTTAACTTGATATATCAAGATATTAAAATAAAAGGTGTGATTGATAGAGTTGACAAAGAAGATGAGGATTATTTAGTAATAGATTATAAAACATCATCATCTTTAAAAGTTGATACTATAAAAAATTATGAGAAAAGTTGTGATTTTCAGTTGGAGTTTTATTATTTGGCATTGCAAAATATATATAAAACAACTAATATTCAAAGCTTTTATTATGATTTAAATAATGCAAAACTATTAAAAGAAGTAGCATTAAATGAGAAATTAGATTTATTAAGAGAAATTTTTCAAACACTTAAAACAACAAGTGTAGATTTTGAAAAGTGTGAAGATAAATCAGTTTGTAATTTTTGTATATATAAAACAATATGCAATAGATAA
- the ccoN gene encoding cytochrome-c oxidase, cbb3-type subunit I: MQNGARIEYDYSVAKAFTFATILFGIIGMVVGVVLAFQLAFPELNHLAGEYGTFSRLRPLHTNGVAFGFTLSGIFATWYYVAQRVLKVSLKESPFLMTVAKLHFVLYFITILLAVVTLFMGYTTSKEYAELEWPLDILVVVWWVLWGVSIFGLIGIRRERTLYISIWYYIAAFIAIAMLYLFNNMEVPTYFASGGHGSWLHSVSMYSGSNDAIVQWWYGHNAVAFVFTVPIIAMIYYFLPKESGQNVYSYKLSILAFWGLLFVYLWAGGHHLIYSTVPDWMQTMGSVMSVVLILPSWGSAINMLLTMKGEWKQLQTNTLIKFMILASTFYMLSTIEGPIQSIKSVNAIAHFTDWIPGHVHDGVLGWVVFMVMAALFHMAPRMYGREIYSKSLMDTQFWLQTTGIVLYFTSMWIAGITQGMMWRAYDEYGSLVYSFIDTVTVLQPYYTIRAVGGLLYLIGFFMFSYNMYKTATAGRILDKEPLNASPVAA; encoded by the coding sequence ATGCAAAACGGTGCAAGAATTGAGTATGATTACTCAGTTGCAAAAGCCTTTACATTTGCAACAATTTTGTTTGGTATCATTGGTATGGTAGTTGGTGTTGTTTTAGCATTTCAATTAGCATTTCCAGAGCTAAATCATTTAGCTGGGGAATATGGTACATTCAGTAGATTAAGACCATTACATACTAATGGTGTTGCATTTGGTTTTACACTTAGTGGTATCTTTGCTACATGGTATTATGTAGCTCAAAGAGTTTTAAAGGTGTCTTTAAAAGAATCACCATTTTTAATGACAGTAGCAAAGCTACACTTTGTGTTATATTTCATCACTATTCTTTTAGCAGTTGTAACTTTATTTATGGGTTATACAACATCAAAAGAGTATGCTGAATTAGAGTGGCCATTAGATATTTTAGTGGTTGTTTGGTGGGTATTATGGGGAGTTTCTATTTTCGGATTGATTGGAATTAGAAGAGAAAGAACTCTATATATCTCAATTTGGTATTATATTGCTGCATTTATTGCAATTGCAATGTTATACTTATTTAATAATATGGAAGTACCTACATACTTCGCTTCTGGTGGTCATGGTTCATGGTTACACTCTGTTTCTATGTATTCAGGTTCAAATGATGCGATTGTACAATGGTGGTATGGACACAATGCGGTTGCATTTGTATTTACTGTTCCAATTATTGCTATGATTTATTACTTTTTACCAAAAGAATCTGGACAAAATGTTTATTCATATAAATTATCTATTCTAGCATTCTGGGGTCTATTATTTGTTTATTTATGGGCTGGTGGACACCACCTTATTTATTCAACTGTTCCTGATTGGATGCAAACAATGGGTTCTGTTATGTCAGTTGTTCTAATTTTACCATCATGGGGATCTGCTATTAATATGCTTTTAACTATGAAGGGTGAGTGGAAACAATTACAAACAAATACACTGATTAAATTTATGATTTTAGCATCTACATTTTACATGTTATCAACTATTGAAGGACCAATTCAATCAATTAAATCTGTTAATGCAATTGCGCACTTTACAGACTGGATTCCTGGACACGTTCACGATGGTGTATTAGGATGGGTTGTATTTATGGTTATGGCAGCATTATTTCATATGGCACCAAGAATGTATGGAAGAGAGATTTATTCTAAATCATTAATGGATACTCAATTCTGGTTACAAACAACTGGTATTGTATTATACTTTACTTCTATGTGGATTGCAGGTATTACTCAAGGTATGATGTGGAGAGCTTATGATGAGTATGGTTCATTAGTTTACTCATTTATTGATACAGTAACTGTATTACAACCATATTATACAATTAGAGCTGTTGGTGGGTTATTATACCTAATTGGTTTCTTTATGTTCTCATATAACATGTATAAAACTGCAACTGCAGGTAGAATACTTGATAAAGAACCATTAAATGCTTCACCAGTTGCAGCTTAG